In the genome of Segnochrobactrum spirostomi, the window GTCTCCAAAACCGCAGGTCGTGGGTTCGAGTCCCTCCGCCCCTGCCATTTCCGTCCACGGCATCAACACATTGAGCGGGATGCGCTCGGCATCGCTCGGACCCTCCGAGGCGCGTGTCGTGCGCATTTTTTTATGAACAGCCTCTTGCGATGACGGGTCGGTGGCGTTAATTAGTGCGCTCCGGTCGGGCGAGTAGCGTTGCTACTTGCCCCTCTGTCGTGCGCGGCATGAACCTTCACGGTTCGCCGTCTGTGCGGCGGGTGGGTCCGCGGTCGGTGACAAATCGATCGCACCAGCAGGGCGCCGGCGAAAAGCCTACCAAACGCGAGCAGGCCAGAGTCTATGGCGAAATCCAATCCATTCGTGTTCCTCCAGCAGGTCCGCTCGGAGGCTGCGAAGGTTGCGTGGCCGACCCGCCGCGAGACCGCGATCACGACTCTGATGGTGTTCGTCATGGTCGCGATCGCTGCCGTGTTCTTCCTGATTGCCGACCAACTGATGAGCTTCGGCGTGAGCTGGCTCATCGGCATGGCGCGCTGATCGCGGCTTTCCAGGGGAGCGGACGCGTCATGACGAAGCGCTGGTACATCGTTCACGCTTATTCGAACTTCGAGAAGAAGGTCGCCGAGTCGATCCGCGAGCAGGCTGCTCAGCGCGGGCTCGAGCACCTCTTCGAGCAGATCCTCGTGCCGACCGAGAAGGTCGTCGAGGTGCGCCGCGGCCGCAAGGTCGATGCCGAGCGCAAGTTCTTCCCCGGCTATGTCCTCGTGAAGATGGACATGACGGACAACGCCTATCATCTCATCAAGAACACCCCGAAGGTGACCGGGTTCCTCGGTTCCGATAACCGGCCGATGCCGATCGCGGAATCCGAGGCGATGCGCATTCTGCAGCAGGTGCAGGAAGGCGTCGATCGCCCGAAGCCCTCGATCTCGTTCGAGGTCGGCGAGCAGGTGCGTGTGTCCGACGGCCCGTTCGCCTCGTTCTCGGGGCATGTCGAGGAAGTCGACGAGGAGCGCGCGCGCCTCAAGGTCGCGGTGTCGATCTTCGGGCGTCCGACGCCGGTCGAACTCGAATACGGCCAGGTCGAAAAGGTCGCGTGATCGTCCGATCGAGCGCGCCGCCCGCGAGGGAGGCGCGTTCTCGGGCGTCGTGCCGTTCGACCGAGACGTGAATTCCGACCCGCGCGCGTCGCGGTGCGGTGCAAGCGAGGCGGGAGGCCCAAAGGATGCTGTCGCCGGCATTCGCGGTCCGCACCGCCTCGGTTCCCTGACCGGCTGGGCCTTCGGGTCCGCTCGGTCGTCGATGCCGGGGCGCGAGCGCCGGCAACGGGAGTAGAGAGACAATGGCGAAGAAAATTGACGGCTACATCAAGCTGCAGGTGAAGGCGGGCTCCGCTGCCCCGTCTCCCCCGATCGGCCCCGCGCTCGGTCAGCGCGGCCTGAACATCATGATGTTCTGCAAGGAGTTCAACGCTCGCACGCAGGACCTCGAGAAGGGCCAGCCCTGCCCGGTCGTGATCACCTATTTCTCGGACAAGTCCTTCACGTTCGAGATCAAGACCGCCCCGGTCAGCCACTTCCTCAAGCAGGCGGCCGGCATCGGCTCGGGTTCCAAGACCCCGGGCAAGGGCGGCTTCGTCGGCAAGGTGACGAAGGCGCAGGTGCGCGAGATCGCCGAGAAGAAGATGAAGGACCTCAACGCCACCGACATCGAGGCGGCGGCGAGCATGATCGAAGGTTCCGCCCGCTCCATGGGCCTCGAGGTGGTGGGCTGATCCGATGACGAAAGTTGCCAAGCGCATCCGCGCGACCCGTGAAGGCGTCGACCGCACGAAGCTCTATTCCCTCGACGAGGCGATCGGCCTCGTGAAGGAGCGGGCGACCGCGAAGTTCGACGAGACCGTCGAGGTCGCGATCAATCTCGGCGTCGATCCGCGCCACGCCGACCAGATGGTCCGCGGCGTCTGCATCCTGCCGAACGGCACCGGCCGCACCGTGCGCGTCGCCGTGTTCGCCCGTGGCGACAAGGCCGACGAAGCGCGCGCCGCCGGCGCCGACATCGTGGGCGCCGAAGACCTGGTCGAGCAGATCCAGGGCGGCACCATCGATTTCGACCGCTGCATCGCGACCCCCGACATGATGCCGCTCGTCGGCCGTCTCGGTAAGGTGCTCGGCCCGCGCGGCCTGATGCCGAACCCGAAGGTCGGCACCGTCACGACGGACCTCAAGACCGCCGTGCGCGACGCCAAGGGCGGCGCCGTCGAGTTCCGCGTCGAGAAGGCGGGCATCGTGCACGCCGGCATCGGCAAGGCCTCGTTCGGCACCGACGCGCTGCTCCAGAACATCCGCGCCTTCGCGGATGCGGTGGTGCGCGCGAAGCCCGCTGGCGCCAAGGGCACCTATGTGCAGCGCGTCGCGGTGTCCTCGACCATGGGTCCGGGCGTGAAGGTCGATCCGTCGACCCTCGCCGGCGCCTGATTGCGATTGCGACGCCGGCGCCCTCGCGGGCCGGCGTCGCTTCGTTCGCCTCGGGCGGACGAGACGAGTTTCCATCCCGCCGGCTTCCGGCGGCGATGGCGAAGGCCTCGGGGGTTCGCCCCCGGGGGGACTACCTGTCCGAGACTGCAGGTGTGGCGATCCGATCCGTCGGACGCCGCTTAAGCCAGATGGGCCTGCATAGGCGGGAAACAACCGATTTTTCTTCGGCGTATCGTTCGAGGGAGCCGGTTCGTGACCGTTTAGCTTGCGGCGTCGCTCAATCCCGAGCGCGCCCGCGGGTGGGCAGGCATAGAGCGCCGTCCTCATTCCACGGGCAAGTCTTCGGGGCGCAGGGACGGCAACGGCAACCGGCGGGGGGAATGAGCCCTTCCGCCAATCGGAGTGTGGCAAGTGGACAGAGCTGAAAAGCGAGAGCTCGTCACGGCCCTCCACGAGGTGTTCGAGAACACCGGCGTGGTGGTCGTGGCCCACTACCAGGGCCTCACCGTCGCCCAGATGTCCGCCCTGCGCGGGCGGATGAAGGCGGCCGGTGCGTCCCTGAAGGTGGCCAAGAACCGTCTCGCGAAGCTCGCCCTTCAAGGCACCGACAGCGAGAGCATCTCAGGCCTTTTCACGGGGCCGACCGTCATCGCCTATTCGACGGATCCCGTGGCAGCGCCGAAGGTGGCGGTCGAGTTCGCCAAGACGACGGACAAGTTCGTCGTCCTCGGCGGTGCGCTCGGCCGACAGGCCCTCAATGCGGATGGAGTTAAGGCGCTCGCGACCCTGCCGTCGCTGGACGAGCTGCGTGCTCGCCTGCTCGGCATGATCAACACGCCCGCCACGCGGATCGCCGGGGTGGTTCAGGCCCCCGCGGCGCAGCTCGCGCGCGTGTTCAACGCCTACGCCAAGAAGGACGAAGCGGCGTGAGCCGTTCCCCCGTCACTCACTTAAACGGTACGAACCGACTGGAGACTACAAATGGCTGATCTTGCGAAGCTCGTCGATGAGCTGTCGACCCTGACCGTGCTGGAGGCCGCCGAGCTCTCCAAGCTCCTCGAGGAGAAGTGGGGCGTGTCCGCCGCTGCTCCGGTCGCCGTGGCGGCGGTTGCCGCCGGTGGCGGCGAGGCGGCTCCGGCCGTCGAGGAGAAGACCGAGTTCGACGTCATCCTGATCGACGCCGGCGACAAGAAGATCAACGTGATCAAGGAAGTGCGCGCGATCACCAGCCTCGGCCTGAAGGAGGCCAAGGACCTGGTTGAGGGCGCGCCGAAGCCGGTGAAGGAAGCCGTCTCGAAGGCCGAAGCCGAAGAGCTGAAGAAGAAGCTCGAAGAGGCCGGCGCCAAGGTCGAGATTAAGTAAGACCCGCTTTCGCGGATCTTATCGAGACATTCCGGGGCGCCGAAGGGCGCCCCGGATATCGGTTTTTCGGGGCGTGGGCGGCGTGTCCGCGCACCGGGGCGGCGGGCTGCAGCCCGCAGGCCAGGGGCAGTGGGACGACTCTCAGAGGCGGCGGCTTTCGCCTCCTCCGACGGTCGTCCACCGAGCGAGGCGAGGAGCGACTTATGGCGCAAGCTCTCAACGTGCAGGCCGGCAAGGCCCTGACGTTCACCGGTCGCAAGCGGATCCGCAAGTTCTTCGGTCATATCCGCGAAGTCGCGGAAATGCCGAACCTGATCGAGGTCCAAAAGGCGTCCTACGACCAGTTCCTGCTGGTCGACGAGCCGGAAGGCGGTCGTCCCGACGAGGGGCTTCAGTCCGTCTTCAAGTCGGTCTTCCCGATCTCCGACTTCGCCGGCACCTCGCTGCTCGAGTTCGTTCGCTACGAATTCGAAGCGCCGAAATACGATGTGGACGAGTGCCGCCAGCGCGGCATGACCTATGCGGCGCCGCTCAAGGTGACGCTGCGCCTCATCGTGTTCGATGTGGACGAGGATACCGGCGCGAAGTCCGTCAAGGACATCAAGGAGCAGGACGTCTACATGGGCGACATGCCGCTCATGACGGACAACGGCACCTTCATCGTGAACGGTACCGAGCGCGTCATCGTCTCGCAGATGCATCGTTCGCCGGGCGTGTTCTTCGATCACGACCGCGGTAAGACGCATTCCTCGGGCAAGCTGCTGTTCGCCGGCCGCATCATTCCCTATCGCGGCTCCTGGCTCGACATCGAGTTCGACGCCAAGGACATCGTGCACGCCCGCATCGACCGCCGACGCAAGATCCCGGTCACCTCGCTTCTGATGGCGCTCGGCCTCGACGGTGAGGAGATCCTCAACACCTTCTACAACCGCGTCGTCTATCTGCGCGATGGCGACGGCTGGCGCATGCCGTTCGACGCCAAGCGCATGCGCGGCCTCAAGGCGACGATCGACATGATCGACGCCGACACCGGCGAGCTCGTCATCGAGGCCGGCCGCAAGCTGACCGCGCGCACCGCCCGCCAGCTCGCCGACAAGGGCCTCAAGGCGATCAAGATCAGTGACGACAACCTCTACGGCCAGTATCTCGCCGAAGACGTCGTCAACTACCAGACCGGCGAGATCTATGCCGAAGCGGGCGACGAACTCGGCGAGAAGTCGCTCGCCGCGCTGATCGCGGCCGGCTTCGACGAGATTCCGGTTCTCGACATCGACCACATCAACATCGGCGCCTACATCCGAAACACGCTCGCGGTCGACAAGAACGAGACCCGTGAGGACGCGCTGTTCGACATCTACCGGGTGATGCGCCCGGGCGAG includes:
- the rplL gene encoding 50S ribosomal protein L7/L12 gives rise to the protein MADLAKLVDELSTLTVLEAAELSKLLEEKWGVSAAAPVAVAAVAAGGGEAAPAVEEKTEFDVILIDAGDKKINVIKEVRAITSLGLKEAKDLVEGAPKPVKEAVSKAEAEELKKKLEEAGAKVEIK
- the nusG gene encoding transcription termination/antitermination protein NusG — translated: MTKRWYIVHAYSNFEKKVAESIREQAAQRGLEHLFEQILVPTEKVVEVRRGRKVDAERKFFPGYVLVKMDMTDNAYHLIKNTPKVTGFLGSDNRPMPIAESEAMRILQQVQEGVDRPKPSISFEVGEQVRVSDGPFASFSGHVEEVDEERARLKVAVSIFGRPTPVELEYGQVEKVA
- the secE gene encoding preprotein translocase subunit SecE is translated as MAKSNPFVFLQQVRSEAAKVAWPTRRETAITTLMVFVMVAIAAVFFLIADQLMSFGVSWLIGMAR
- the rplA gene encoding 50S ribosomal protein L1 gives rise to the protein MTKVAKRIRATREGVDRTKLYSLDEAIGLVKERATAKFDETVEVAINLGVDPRHADQMVRGVCILPNGTGRTVRVAVFARGDKADEARAAGADIVGAEDLVEQIQGGTIDFDRCIATPDMMPLVGRLGKVLGPRGLMPNPKVGTVTTDLKTAVRDAKGGAVEFRVEKAGIVHAGIGKASFGTDALLQNIRAFADAVVRAKPAGAKGTYVQRVAVSSTMGPGVKVDPSTLAGA
- the rplK gene encoding 50S ribosomal protein L11, with protein sequence MAKKIDGYIKLQVKAGSAAPSPPIGPALGQRGLNIMMFCKEFNARTQDLEKGQPCPVVITYFSDKSFTFEIKTAPVSHFLKQAAGIGSGSKTPGKGGFVGKVTKAQVREIAEKKMKDLNATDIEAAASMIEGSARSMGLEVVG
- the rplJ gene encoding 50S ribosomal protein L10 gives rise to the protein MDRAEKRELVTALHEVFENTGVVVVAHYQGLTVAQMSALRGRMKAAGASLKVAKNRLAKLALQGTDSESISGLFTGPTVIAYSTDPVAAPKVAVEFAKTTDKFVVLGGALGRQALNADGVKALATLPSLDELRARLLGMINTPATRIAGVVQAPAAQLARVFNAYAKKDEAA